A portion of the Segatella copri DSM 18205 genome contains these proteins:
- the glyA gene encoding serine hydroxymethyltransferase, giving the protein MVKDQEIFDLIEREHQRQLKGMELIASENFVSDEVMNAMGSYLTNKYAEGLPGKRYYGGCQVVDIVENLAIERVKKVFGAEYANVQPHSGAQANAAVLLAVLKPGDTFMGLNLDHGGHLSHGSHVNTSGILYNPIGYNLNKETGRVDYDEMEKLALEHKPKLIIGGGSAYSREWDYARMRKIADEVGALLMIDMAHPAGLIAAGLLDNPLKYAHIVTSTTHKTLRGPRGGIILMGKDFDNPWGLTTKKGEVKKMSMLLNSAVFPGQQGGPLEHVIAAKAVAFNENLQPSWKEYAAQVKKNAAVLADDLIGRGFGIVSGGTDNHSMLVDLRSKYPDLTGKVAENALVAADITVNKNMVPFDSRSAFQTSGIRLGTAAMTTRGAKEDMMHLIAELIEEVLNAPEDEKVIARVREKVNATMKNYPLFAY; this is encoded by the coding sequence ATGGTAAAAGATCAAGAGATTTTCGACTTAATCGAAAGAGAACATCAGCGCCAGCTGAAGGGTATGGAGCTTATCGCTTCTGAGAATTTCGTGAGTGACGAGGTGATGAACGCTATGGGTTCTTACCTTACTAACAAGTATGCCGAGGGTCTGCCAGGCAAGCGTTATTATGGCGGATGCCAGGTAGTTGACATCGTAGAGAACCTCGCCATCGAGCGTGTAAAGAAGGTGTTCGGTGCTGAGTATGCCAACGTACAGCCTCACTCTGGTGCGCAGGCTAACGCTGCTGTTCTGCTTGCCGTATTGAAGCCAGGTGATACCTTCATGGGCTTGAACCTCGACCACGGCGGCCACCTCTCTCATGGTAGCCACGTCAATACATCCGGTATTCTCTACAACCCTATCGGTTACAACCTGAACAAGGAGACAGGTCGTGTAGACTACGACGAGATGGAGAAGCTGGCTCTTGAGCACAAACCAAAACTGATTATCGGTGGTGGTAGCGCTTATAGCCGCGAGTGGGATTATGCCCGCATGCGCAAGATTGCCGATGAGGTAGGCGCTCTCCTCATGATCGATATGGCTCACCCTGCAGGTCTGATTGCAGCCGGTCTGCTCGACAACCCATTGAAGTATGCGCACATCGTTACTTCTACTACTCACAAGACCCTCCGTGGTCCTCGTGGCGGTATCATTCTGATGGGCAAAGATTTTGACAACCCATGGGGTTTGACAACCAAGAAGGGCGAGGTTAAGAAGATGAGCATGCTCTTGAATTCTGCTGTATTCCCAGGTCAGCAGGGTGGACCGCTGGAGCACGTCATCGCTGCCAAGGCGGTAGCCTTCAATGAGAATCTGCAGCCTTCATGGAAGGAGTATGCAGCTCAGGTAAAGAAGAATGCTGCCGTACTCGCAGATGACCTCATCGGTCGCGGATTCGGTATCGTGAGCGGTGGTACAGACAACCATTCTATGCTCGTAGACCTCCGAAGTAAATATCCAGATCTTACAGGTAAAGTCGCTGAGAATGCGCTGGTTGCAGCCGACATCACAGTCAACAAGAACATGGTTCCATTCGACAGCCGTTCTGCCTTCCAGACATCAGGTATCCGTCTGGGTACAGCTGCCATGACCACACGTGGCGCCAAGGAAGATATGATGCACCTCATTGCCGAACTCATCGAGGAGGTTCTGAATGCTCCTGAGGACGAGAAGGTCATTGCCCGCGTTCGCGAAAAGGTGAATGCTACGATGAAGAATTACCCTCTCTTTGCATACTAA
- a CDS encoding DUF5020 family protein gives MKKMKSLLLMALALLPASKTLAQTNAQVFYDFGSDRKFVTLTLEMFKQDKWGNTYFFVDHDFNYDKMDTNSPNVAQGGTYTEISRALNFWQNSPMKNWSLHVEYNGGITKNYPINNAWLFGVEYFMHDKSFKNTLTLQALYKTIRKTDQNVPMQFTAVWGCKDIFGLKGLNFSGFADFWWEDHSSFKDKDGNLKLDKDGNIDYKAEHTVFTTEPQLWYNVGQHFGCENLSVGSEVEISHNFGSNAGWMVRPCLGVKWDF, from the coding sequence ATGAAAAAGATGAAAAGCCTACTGCTCATGGCACTTGCGTTGCTCCCTGCGAGCAAAACTTTAGCACAGACCAACGCCCAAGTTTTCTACGACTTCGGCAGTGACCGCAAGTTTGTTACCCTCACACTCGAAATGTTCAAGCAGGACAAATGGGGTAACACCTATTTCTTTGTAGACCACGACTTCAATTACGACAAAATGGACACCAACAGTCCAAACGTGGCACAGGGTGGAACTTATACTGAGATTTCACGTGCATTGAACTTCTGGCAGAACAGCCCAATGAAGAACTGGAGCCTCCACGTAGAGTATAATGGTGGTATTACCAAGAACTACCCTATCAACAATGCCTGGCTCTTCGGTGTAGAGTATTTCATGCACGACAAGAGTTTCAAGAACACCTTGACACTCCAGGCACTCTACAAGACTATCCGCAAGACCGACCAGAACGTGCCAATGCAGTTTACTGCTGTTTGGGGATGCAAAGACATCTTTGGATTAAAGGGATTGAACTTTAGCGGTTTCGCAGATTTCTGGTGGGAGGACCACAGTTCTTTCAAGGATAAGGATGGCAACCTGAAGCTCGACAAGGATGGCAACATCGATTACAAAGCTGAGCACACCGTTTTCACTACTGAGCCACAGCTCTGGTACAACGTAGGTCAGCACTTCGGCTGCGAGAACCTGAGCGTAGGTAGCGAGGTAGAAATCAGCCACAACTTCGGCAGCAATGCCGGCTGGATGGTTCGTCCTTGCCTCGGTGTAAAGTGGGACTTCTAA
- the pyrI gene encoding aspartate carbamoyltransferase regulatory subunit produces the protein MGNNKSQLVVAAIENGTVIDHIPAEKTYQVVNLLQLEKMETPVTIGYNLPSKKIGKKGIIKVANKYFTDEEINRLSVVAPNIGLSIIKDYEIVEKKTVKTPDTLKGIVKCNNPKCITNNEPMQTLFHTVDKVLGIVRCHYCDKEQQLDKVELCK, from the coding sequence ATGGGAAACAATAAAAGTCAATTAGTGGTTGCGGCTATCGAGAACGGTACCGTAATCGACCATATACCAGCCGAAAAGACCTATCAGGTAGTAAATCTGCTCCAGTTGGAGAAGATGGAGACTCCTGTTACTATCGGCTACAACCTGCCAAGCAAGAAGATTGGCAAGAAGGGCATCATCAAGGTTGCCAACAAGTATTTTACCGATGAGGAAATCAACCGACTCTCTGTCGTTGCGCCTAACATCGGACTGAGTATCATCAAAGACTACGAAATCGTAGAGAAGAAGACCGTCAAGACTCCTGATACGCTGAAGGGCATCGTAAAGTGCAACAACCCTAAGTGCATCACCAACAACGAGCCTATGCAGACCCTCTTCCATACCGTAGATAAAGTGCTCGGTATCGTACGTTGCCACTACTGCGACAAAGAGCAGCAATTGGACAAAGTAGAGCTCTGCAAGTAA